DNA from Alnus glutinosa chromosome 2, dhAlnGlut1.1, whole genome shotgun sequence:
ACCCAAATCAGATCATACCAGGAAGCAACTTTTCGAGGACACTGGATCACGTACGTCTCTACCTTTTCACCTTAACAGTTATAGCgcagtatttttattttttttttatcgtcCATGACTTCTTTATATATCTACttataccaatttttttttttcgtttattttgCAGCTTTAGTTCCTCTTGAAGAATTCAGGGAGATTAACTTTTCGAAGCAATATGGGCTTACCAATGATCCGGAGGTCCTTGATATTCTTGATACAGTGTCAAAGACCAAAGGGGTATATACAACTTCCAAAGAATATATGAATGCTTTGCTGTGCATGGTAAATTAACACTGTTTCTTTGTGTACGTTGGAGCAGGCTAAGGTGGTGGCCAAGGTCTACTGGGGGGATCCAAGGGAGAAGTTATGCTATGCTGTGGAGAATCTCAAGCTCGACTCGCTTGTTGTTGGGAGCAGGGGTCTTGGCGCTATCAAAAGGTAACCTCTCACAAAAATTCTCCATTTTTATGTGTCAAAGTGGTAGCTTGGCCACATTCAATCATTCATaccgtttttttcttttctttttcctacaCC
Protein-coding regions in this window:
- the LOC133860927 gene encoding universal stress protein PHOS32, encoding MGKARTVGVGMDYSPTSKSALRWAADNIIEEGDRIILIHVQPPKSDHTRKQLFEDTGSPLVPLEEFREINFSKQYGLTNDPEVLDILDTVSKTKGAKVVAKVYWGDPREKLCYAVENLKLDSLVVGSRGLGAIKRVLLGSVSNHVVANASCPVTVVKGTQSSKPN